In Wolbachia endosymbiont of Cimex lectularius, the following are encoded in one genomic region:
- the mutL gene encoding DNA mismatch repair endonuclease MutL, whose translation MAIILLDTKTINRIAAGEVIERPASVVKELVENAIDAGSSEIEIKIESGGRNLITVIDDGNGVEKNDLELAFMRHATSKLSDSELIEIKHLGFRGEALPSIAAVSRIKLSSRAGGASEAWSIRYEGGEKVGEITPYSLSQGTYIEVRDLFFATPNRLKFLKTERTETQSIVDIVNNLAMINYHIRFTLTSGDKKLLKYAKQTSLFSRLCEIEKEFQNNSLEVNEEESGIKLTGHVCKPTINRGKSDMIYTFVNGRPIKDNLLVGAVRYAYHDFIPNDRYPFAALHLEVPYDQVDVNVHPNKSEVRFQNKRLIYEIVTRGLIKALSTRIGSFTTSDAGITEELKEGSPFDAGKGNDELIDSGKIKEAENRKEFYEKRPNPLENQLMKEFAFPSERVKSLSEQSRSFDYTGMQKSPPQAETIVLEREQIDLIESHPLGFARCQVYNTYIIAEARGKLIIVDQHAAHERLVYECLKQKSSIKRQKLLLPEAVEIRNQAGMEMVETYKNKLFEMGFDIEIKSENKVVVKEIPAILGTIDVKEMLINIVDRLTEIEDILPIEDKVNKILATIACYGSIRAGRKMKLEEMNELLRQMENTPYSGQCNHGRPTYIEMKLSDIEKLFERR comes from the coding sequence AGAGACCAGCAAGCGTAGTGAAGGAATTAGTCGAAAACGCAATAGATGCTGGAAGTTCAGAAATAGAGATCAAAATAGAGAGTGGTGGGCGCAATCTTATCACTGTGATAGATGATGGAAATGGAGTAGAAAAGAATGATCTAGAACTTGCATTTATGCGTCATGCTACTTCAAAACTAAGCGATAGTGAATTAATAGAAATCAAGCATCTTGGCTTTAGAGGAGAAGCTCTGCCTTCGATAGCAGCAGTAAGTAGGATAAAGTTATCGTCTAGAGCAGGAGGAGCAAGTGAAGCGTGGTCTATAAGGTATGAGGGTGGAGAAAAGGTGGGGGAAATTACGCCTTACTCTTTATCACAAGGCACATATATTGAAGTACGAGATTTGTTTTTTGCTACTCCAAATAGGCTAAAATTTCTAAAAACCGAAAGAACAGAAACTCAAAGCATCGTTGATATTGTAAATAACCTAGCAATGATTAACTATCATATACGGTTTACCCTCACTTCAGGTGATAAAAAGCTCTTGAAATATGCCAAGCAAACCTCGTTGTTTAGTAGACTATGTGAAATAGAAAAAGAATTTCAAAATAATTCTCTGGAGGTTAATGAAGAAGAAAGCGGCATCAAACTGACAGGACACGTCTGCAAACCGACCATCAATCGAGGTAAGTCTGATATGATTTATACATTTGTGAATGGAAGGCCAATAAAAGACAATCTACTTGTTGGTGCGGTTCGGTACGCATATCATGATTTTATTCCAAACGATAGGTATCCTTTTGCAGCGTTGCATTTGGAGGTGCCATATGATCAAGTAGATGTAAATGTGCATCCAAATAAATCAGAAGTAAGATTTCAAAATAAGAGACTAATATATGAAATAGTTACAAGAGGGCTAATTAAGGCATTGTCAACGAGAATAGGCAGCTTTACAACGAGTGATGCTGGAATAACAGAGGAGCTTAAGGAAGGTTCACCTTTTGATGCTGGCAAAGGGAATGATGAGCTTATTGATAGTGGAAAAATCAAAGAAGCGGAAAATCGAAAAGAATTTTATGAAAAAAGACCAAATCCTTTAGAAAATCAACTGATGAAAGAATTTGCTTTTCCAAGTGAAAGAGTGAAAAGCCTGTCGGAACAGTCAAGATCGTTTGATTACACTGGTATGCAAAAATCCCCGCCACAAGCGGAGACTATAGTTCTAGAAAGGGAACAAATTGATTTGATAGAGAGCCACCCGCTCGGGTTTGCACGCTGCCAGGTCTACAATACTTATATTATTGCTGAGGCTAGAGGCAAATTGATTATAGTTGATCAGCATGCAGCCCATGAAAGGCTAGTATACGAGTGTTTAAAACAAAAATCAAGTATAAAAAGACAAAAATTACTACTTCCTGAAGCGGTTGAAATCAGAAACCAAGCTGGAATGGAGATGGTTGAAACTTATAAAAATAAGCTTTTCGAAATGGGTTTTGACATTGAAATCAAATCAGAAAATAAGGTCGTAGTAAAGGAAATCCCTGCGATTTTGGGCACAATAGACGTAAAAGAAATGCTGATAAATATAGTTGATAGATTAACGGAAATAGAAGATATACTGCCAATAGAAGATAAAGTGAACAAAATATTGGCCACTATCGCTTGTTATGGATCAATTAGAGCTGGCAGAAAAATGAAATTGGAGGAAATGAATGAACTGCTGAGGCAAATGGAAAATACACCATATTCGGGACAATGTAACCATGGGAGGCCAACTTATATAGAAATGAAACTAAGTGATATTGAAAAACTATTTGAGCGGAGGTAA
- a CDS encoding IS5 family transposase, whose amino-acid sequence MQKSYPSNISQEQFEKIRPILESSKQKTKPRKLDLYDVFCGVLYVLKSGCQWRMLPKGFPRWESVYYYFRVWSKKNGEEPSLLELVLEPV is encoded by the coding sequence ATGCAGAAAAGTTATCCAAGTAATATAAGTCAAGAGCAGTTTGAAAAAATCAGGCCAATTTTGGAGAGTAGCAAGCAGAAAACAAAACCAAGAAAACTTGATTTGTATGACGTATTTTGTGGGGTGTTGTACGTCTTAAAAAGTGGTTGTCAGTGGAGGATGTTACCAAAGGGTTTTCCAAGATGGGAAAGCGTATATTACTATTTTCGAGTGTGGAGTAAAAAGAATGGAGAAGAGCCAAGCTTGTTGGAATTAGTCTTAGAACCTGTTTAA